GGTGAGCATGACGCCCTTGGGCCGGCCGGTGGTGCCCCCGGTCCCGACGAGCGCGACGACGTCGTCGGGTTGCGCGGCTTCAGCAGGGGGATCGTCGCGGGCGGCGTCGAGCCAGTCCGGGAAGCCCGGCGCGAAGTCGTCGCCGTCGCCGAGGCGGACCAGGGTGGTCAGCTTGGGGAGCTTCGGGGCGATCTCGCGGACGAGGTCTTCGAAGCCGGGCTGGAAGATGAGGGTGGCACAGTCGAACAGGTCCAGGAGTTCGGCGTTCTCGCCGGCGGCGTTGCGCGGGTTGATCGGGCACCACACGGCACCCGCACGGGCGATGCCGAAGACGCAGGTGAACGCGGTCGGGTCGTTGGCCGAGAGGATGCCGACCTTGTCCCCCGGCCGCACGCCGGAGTGCCGCAGCGCGCGGGCGACGGCCCCGGCGAGTTCGACCACCTGGCCGTAGGAGACGGAACTCCCGTCGAGGGTCAGGCAGGGCGCATCCGGGTCCAGGGAGGCGCCTTTTTCCAGGTAGAAGTACAGAGACATCGTCGTCCCTCCGGAGCTCCGTCGGTCGCTGGACACGACCTTGGCCGCCGTTTGGACGAATGTCAAGATTTTCTTGGACGATTGGTCAGAGAAGCGCTCGATGGTATCTTCGGCCGGTGACCAGCCCAGCCGCCGTGCGGCGCCGGACCCGGGTCGACAAGTTCGAGGACCGCCGCCGCGAACTCGCCGACGCGGCCCTGCTCGCCCTCGCCGACCTCGGCTACGCCCGCACGAGCCTGCGCACGATCGCCGAGCACACCCAGTTTTCGCACGGGCTGCTGCACTACTACTTCGCCGACAAGGTCGAGCTGATCACGTACTGCGTCCGCCGCTACAAGGAAGCGTGCGTGAAGCGCTATGAGGGCGGCGTGGGCGGGGCAGCCACCCCGTCCGCGCTGGCCGAAGCGTGCGCGGACGGGCTGGCGGCGGCGCTCGAAGAGGCACCGCTCATGCACCGGCTCTGGTACGACCTGCGCTCGCAGTCCCTGTTCGAGGAGGCGTTCCGCGACGACGTCGCCGAGATCGACGACAGCCTGCAGGAGATGATCTGGCGCAACGTCCGCGCCTATGCGGATCTGGCGGAGGTCGAGCCGACCTGCACGCCGCCGGAGGCGTACGCCCTGTTCGACGGCCTGTTCCAGCAGGCGCTGCAGCGCCACATCGTCGGCGCCGAGGACGCGCTCGACGACCTGCGGCGCGGGGTGCGGAAGCTGTTCCCCGCCTCACCGGCTGACGGCCGGCGGGATCACGCGGATCCCGGTCCGGATCGTGCCCGGCTCGCTCGACACCGGCCCCGCGGCCGTCACGGGAATGCCGAGCGCCGGGCACGACGGCGAGGCGGTGCTACCCGCGGTGACCGGCTTCCTGCCGGCTCGTGGCCAAGAGTTCGTCGACCTCCGCGCGGGACGGGCTCGTCGCCGGGCCGTACCGCCCGACGGCGATCGCCGCGGCCGCGTTCGCCCGCTCGGCCGCGACGAGGAGCGGCGCCCCGCGCAGCAGCTCCGCCGCCAGCACCCCGGCGTGGGCGTCCCCGGCGCCGTTGGTGTCCACCGGGTCGACCGGGAACCCCGGGACGTGCGCGGTCACCCCGTTCTCCGTGACATCGCAGCCTTCCGCACCGACGCGCGTGACCCGCACCGGCACCGCCCCGACCCCGTCCACAGTGGACATCGTTTCGGCCTCGGCGGCATTGCACGAGAGGATGTCGACGTGCGGCAGCAGAGCCCGCCAGACGTCGGGGGCGACGTCGGCCGCGAGCGGGCCGGGGTCCAGCAGCACCCGGTGCTCCCCCACCGCCGGCAGCCACTCGAGCAGCGCGTCCCGGTTGGCCTCGCGGACCAGGCTGTACCCGGTGACGTACACCAGGTCCCCGGGCCGTAGCCGCACCCGGCGCAGGTGCTCGGCCGTGAGGGTCCCCTCGGCGCCGGTCTCGGTGACGAACGTCCGCTCGCCGGCGGCGTCGACCAGGACGACGCACACCCCCGTGTCGCGCGTGGCCGGGAGCTGGACCAGCTCGACGCCTTCGGCCGCCAGCGCGTCCCGGACCAGGTCGCCGAACCGCCCGGTGCCGTGCTCCCCCGCGTACACGACCGCCGCCCCCGCGCGGGCCGCGGCGGCCATCACGTTGAACCCGCCGCCCGCGGTGAAGCGGACGTCCGAGGCGAGCACGTCCCCGCCCGGGGGCGGCAGCGCCTCGACCCGCATCACGAGGTCGACGACGGCCTGTCCGGTGTGGACGAGCCGGCCGGTCATCGCCGGATCCTCGCACCGCCGAGCGCGGCGTACAACCCGGCGCCCACGGCGAAGGTGACGACCCAGCCGAGCCCGTTGGCGCCGAGCCAGGTGCCGGCGAGCGGTCCGGTGAACCAGGCGTCGGCCCCGGTGCCGGCCGTGGTGAACAGGTAGCCCGCGACGATGGCCGCGGCCCAGGCCAGCAGGGCGCGCGGCTCACAGCCCGCGCGGTACCAGTACGCGCTCGTGCGGTGGACGTCCATCAGTGCCGCCGGGTCGTAGTCGCGCCGGCGCACCATGTCGACCACGAACACCCCGACCCACGCCGTGATCGGCACGGCCAGCAGGCTGATGAACGCGATGAACGGGCCGTAGAACCCGTCGGCCACGAGCATGAAGTACAGCGAACCGAGGAACGTCACGACGATGTCGACCACCACGGCGTACACGCGCTTGATCCGGATGCCCAGGGTCAGCGTGGTGAGGCCGGCGGAGTACACGGAAAGGTGGTTCGAGAGCAGCAGCCCGCCGAACGCGGCGATCAGGTACGGCACCGCCATCCAGCTCGGCAGCAGCTCGCGGATGGCCGCGACCGGGTCACCCGCCGAAGCGAGCGAGGGGTCGTCGGCCGAGACCAGGCTGCCCAGCGAGATGAGCAGCACCAGCGGGATTCCCGCGCCCGCCGCGGCGGAGGCGACGAGCGAGCCCGCACGCACGCTGGGCGACTGGTAGCGCGACATGTCGGCGGACGCGTTCGCCCAGCCGATCCCGGTCCCGGCGGCGATGGTGCCGACCCCGGCGATCATCGCGCCGACCGGCGCCGGCGAGGCGGCGAACACCTGACCCCAGTGGATCCGGGTGACGAGGCTGACCGCGACGACCACGTTGAGCGCGCCGAAGATCCACGTCGACCAGCGCTGCACCGCCACCAGCACCGCGTGCCCGAGACCGGACACCGTCACGGTGAGCAGGACGAACAACGCGACGCCGGCGATCGTCAGCACCGGTGAGGCCTTCGCGTCCGCGTTCGCGCCGAACAGGATCGCGCACAGGGAGAGGAACGCGAACGCCGCGGTCGTCGTGTTCACCGTCTCCCAGCCGAGCCGGGACACCAGCGACACGACGGTCGGCCCGATGTTGCCCCGGACGCCGAACACCGCGCGCGACAGCGTGAGCCCGGGCGCACCGCCGCGCCGGCCCGCGATCGAGACCACGCCGACGACCGCGAACGACCCGGCGGCGCCGAGCACCGCGACGAGCGCCGCCTGCCAGAACGCCAGGTGCTGCACCGCGACCAGGGTCGCGCCGAGCGGCAGCCCGAGGATGCTGATGTTCGCGGCGAACCACACCCAGAACAGCTGCATCGGGTGCCCGTGGCGTTCGGCGGCGGGCACGGGCTCGATGCCGCGGGTCTCCAGCGCTCCTGTCCGCTCCGGGCTAGCCACCTTGTCCGCAGCACTCGTGCCGGGGACCTGAGCTGATTCGACCATCGTTACCTCGCACCTGCAGGAGGCCGTCCACGATGACGGCCAGATCGAGCCGGTTGACCGCGCGCACCTTATCGACCAGGTGGGCGGGCAGTCCGGAAATCCCGTGGTGTGCGCCGAGGATCGCCCCGCACACGGCTGCCACGGTGTCGGTGTCGCCGCCGATCTCGGCGGCGAGGGTCAGGGCAGCGGCCGGGTCGTCGCCGAGGTTTTCGGCGAGCGCGAACGCGGCGACCACGGATTCCTGCGCGGCGACCGACGTCCCGATGACCCCGGTGAGCGCGTCGGCCAGGCCGCCGCGGTCCAGGCCCCGCACCCAGCCGCGCGCCCACGCGATGCGGGCGGCGATGTCCCCGCCGGCGACCCAGTGCCCGCGCAGCGCGCCGGCGGCCGCGGCTCGCTCCGCTTCGTCCAGGGAGGTCTCGAGGCCGGCACCATCCACGCCCGAGGAAACCGCGGCCGCCACCGCGGCGGCCGCGGCGATCCCCAGCCCGGTGTTGTGGGTGACGCGGCTCGCCGCGACGACGGCGTCGAGGAATCCGTCGCCCAGCGGGGTCGCGATGCCGACCGGGGTGATCCGCATGGCGGCGCCGTTGGTGGCGCCGTCCCGGCCGGCCTCGTCGGCGGCGGCTCCCGCGTCGAGCCGGTCGAGGGCGCGCCGGGTCGAGGGCCCCAGCAGGTCGAGCGAGCCGCGGCGGATCATGTCCGCCTCCCACTCCCGCAGGGCGGCGGCGAAGGCCTGGGCGTCGATCCGGCCACCGCCGTCGATCGCCAGCCGGGCGACGAGCACGGCCTGCTCGGTGTCGTCGGTGATCGACCCGGCCGGCATCCCGGGCGCGATCGGCTGCTCCGCGACGGCGTCGACGAAGCCGCTGATGGGGCCGTACGCGGCGGCGATGGCCGAGCGCGACATCGACTGCGTCGGCATGCCGAGCGCGTCACCGATCGCGAGACCGTAGAAGGCGCCGAGCGCGCGCTCTCGCATCAGAGCCCGTCGAGTGAACATGTACAAACATGTACAGTCCTCCGGTCGGACATGTCAAGACCTGCCCCTGCGAGCACCCCCGTTCAGTCCTTGACGGACGTGACTCGGGTCACGTAAATTACCTGCCTATTGAATCGTTTCAAAATCCAGCTGGGGAGCCCATGACCGAGCACGACGAAGTGCGGATCACGTCCACCGGCGGTGTCCGGCTGTCGCGGCGGCACCTGCTCGCCCTCGCCGCGGCGGCGACCGTCGCCACCGGAGTGGCCGTCCGGGTGCCCGCCGCCGGGGCGGCCGCGGCGGCAGGCTTCCCCACGGACCGCTTCGCCGACCCGCGGCCCGACTCGCGCCCCACCGTGCTGTGGTTCTGGAACGGCACCGTCACGCCGGACCTCGTCGCCGCCGGGCTGGCGGACCTGCGCGGGCAGGGCGTGCACGAAGTCCTGCTCTTCCCCTTCGAGACCGCGGCCCTCAAGCCCGCTTTCTTCAGCGAGGACTGGTTCTCCGTCATCGAGTTCGCCCTGCGCGAGGCGCAGCGCCACGGCATGCACGTCTGGCTGTTCAACGACGACTACTTCCCGAGCGGCCGCGCCGGCGGGCTCGTCGTCGACGGCGGGACGGTCGGCGGCCGCGTGTACCCGCCGCGACCGGATCTGCGGCTCAAGGGCGTCGGGCACCAGGTGCTGACGGCCGCCGGCGGCGCACCGGTGCCGCTGGTGAGCCGCGGACTGTCCGTTTCGGACGGCCGGCTGCTCGTCGACGCGGCCGCCCGCGACGGCGTCACCCTGCTGCGGCAAGGTGCCCAGTGGCAGGACTACGACGTCGAGGCGAAGGTCCGCGTCGAGAGCGCGACCGCGGGCCTGATGGTGCGTAGCGCGAGCGAAGGCGACGGCGTCCTCGCCGACCTGCGGGCCGACGGCGCCGTCGACGTCTGGCAGCAGACCGGCGGCTCCTTCGCCCTGGTCCGCAGCGGCACGCCGGTGCCCGGGTTCGACGCGAGCGCGGACCACGTCCTCCTCGTGCGGCTCCGGGGCACGAACCTGGCGGTGACGCTGGACGGCACGGCACAGGCCCCGGCGGACATCGCCTTCGCCACCGGCCGTGTCGGGGTCCGGGCGGTGGCGAGCCAGCGGTCCTCCTGGGACCGCCTGACCGTCCGCGATCCCGCCGGAACCGTCCTGTACGACGAACCCTTCGACACCGCCGCCGCGCTCGACGCCTTCGACCTGCCCGCCGGCGGCCTGCCGCTGGTCGCCGCGACCGCCCGCCCGGCCGGCTCCACCGACCCGCGGTCGCTCGTGGACCTCACAAACCAGGCCCGCGCGGGCGGGACGTGGACCCCGCCGGCCGGCCGGTGGCAGCTGGACCTGTTCACCGTCCGCCCGCTGAGCACGCCCACCGGCTCCGGCCGGGCCTACCTGGACCTCCTGGACGACGAGGCGGTGCGGCTGTTCCTCGACGCCGTGCCGGGCGAGTACCTGCGCCGCTTCCCGTGGGCGGCGGAAGCGGTCCTGCGCGGCTTCGCCGACGACGAGCCCTACCTCGCCTCGGCGCACGGTCCCTTCGACACGGTTCCCTGGTCCCCCACCCTCGACGCCGAGCTGGGCCGTCTCGGGACGTCCGCCGGGATCGCGCTGACCGCGGTGCACGACGACCTGGGCCCGGACGGCCTCCGCCTGCGCGGGCTCTTCTGGCGCGCGGTGAGCAACCGGTTCGCGGCCGCCTACTACCGCACCCAGGGCCGGTGGATGGCCGACCACGGCCTCAAGCTGATCTCCAACCCGCTGTGGGACGAATACGGTCCGGGCGAGCAGCTGCAGAGCTCGGGCAACCTGAACGCGAACAACCAGTGGGCGCAGGTGCCGGGCACCGACCTGATCTTCGACCACTACCAGCGCGGCTACCACCGCACGCTGTCGCGGTTCCCGGCCAGCACCGCCCACCAGCTGGGGCTCGAGCGGGTCTACCTCGAGGCCATGGGCGGCACCGGGTGGACGGTGACCCCGGCCTTCGTCCGCGAGGTCGTCGGCGCGTTCGCCGTGCGCGGGGTCAACCACACGCTGCTGCACGCGCGGTTCAGCGACGAGAACCAGATCGTCTACCCGCCGCCGTTCCAGCCCGCCAACCCGTGGTGGCCGGTGTCCGCGCCGCTGAACGACTGGATCGGCAGGCTGATGGAAGCCTGCCGCGCGCCGGCCGCGGCGCGGACCGCGCTGCTGCAGCCGCAACGCGCCGCGGAGTCCACTCAGGACACCCCGGCGATGGCCGGGCTCGACACGGCGTTCCTGACCACCGCGCACGCGCTGGAAGACGTCCAGGTGGACTTCGACTTCCTCGACGAAGGCGCGCTCGACGCCGACCCCGCGCTGGTGACCCACGCCCGGCCGAGCGGGCCGAAGCTCGTCGTCGGGCAGCAGGCCTACCGGATCGTCGTGGTGCCGGAGACGCCGGTCCTGGCGCTCGGCGCGGTGCGGACGCTGACCCGGTTCGCCCGCGGCGGCGGCGTCGTGGTCGTCACCGGCGAGCCGCCGGCCCGCGAAGCCGGGGGCGACGACGCGGGCCTGCGGACCGCGCTGGCCGGGCTGTTCGCGACGCGCTCGGTGACCCGGGTGGCCGACCCGGGTGCGGCCGCGGCCGCGGCGGTCACCGCCGGCGGCGCGGCGGCCGCGCTGGACCCGCCGCACTCCGACGTCCGGGTGCTGCGCCTGGAAAACCGCGGCGAGCAGGCGTTCGTCGTGGTGAGCGAGCGTGCCGACGCCGTGGACCTGACCGCGACCTTCCCGGCGGCCGGCGTCCCCGAGGTGTGGGACCCGGACACCGGTTCGGCGGCTCCGGCGGGCACCTGGCGCAAGGCCGGGGCCGGCACGGCGGTGCCCCTGCGGCTGGAGCCGAAAGCGGCCGTGCTGGTGGTCTTCCGCGGCGGGCGGGAACCCCTGCACGCGGTCTCCGCCTCGGCGCCGGTCGACCGCATCGACGGCCGGAGCGCGATCGTGCGGGCGAGCGGACCGGGCCGCATCACCGTCACCGCGACGGACGGCGCACGCGGCTACACCGGCGCGGCGACGGTCTCGGACTCCCTCGAGGCCGTCCCGCTCGGCGGCGACTGGACGTTCCGCTTCGACCGCCCGGGCGCGCCGGTGACCACGCGCCCGCTCGGCTCGTGGACCGACGTGGACGCCGCGTACTCCGGATCCGCCTGGTACGAAACGGAGTTCGCCGTGCCCGCCGTCCCCGGCCGGCGGTGGGCGCTCGACCTCGGCGAGGTCCACGAGGTGGCCGAGCTGGAGGTCAACGGCACGGCTGCCGGGTGCCGGCTGTGGCCGCCCTACCGGATCGACGTCACCGCCGTCCTGCGCCCCGGCCGCAACCGCGTCCGGGTGCGGGTCACGAACACCGGTGCGAACGCGCGGGGCCAGGCGCTCGCGTCCGGGCTCCTCGGGCCGGTGACCCTGCGGCCGTACCGGCTCGTCCGCGTGCCGCTGACTTAAACGTTTCACGCCTCTCGGCGTGCCAGTTGAGTGCACGTCTGTACACTCAACTGGCATGGCTGAAGTGGGGATGCGTCCCCCGGCGTCGCCGCTGCGGCGCCGGGCACTGCGTGCGTTGCGATGGCTGTTCACCCCCCTGCGCCCGGACGACTACCTCGAACTGATCAACCCGCTGTGGTCGACCCGGGAGCTGCGCGGGCGCGTCGAGCGCGTCGAGCCCGAGCGGGGAGGCGCGGCCACCGTGCTGATCCGGCCGGGCTTCGACTGGGTCGGGCACCGGCCGGGGCAGTACGTGCGGCTGGGGGTGGTCATCGACGGCGTCCACCACTGGCGCGCGTACTCGCTGACGTCGAGCCCGGACCGCGCCGACGGGCTGATTTCGGTCACTCCCAAGAGGGTCGACGGAGGGGTCGTCTCGCCGTTCCTGGTCGACCGGGTCCACCCGGGCGAGGTCGTGCGGCTCGGCGAGGTCGAAGGGTCCTTCACCCTGCCGGACCGGCTGGACCGCGGCCTGCTGTTCGTCACCGCGGGCAGCGGCATCACGCCGGTGATGAGCATGCTGCGCCACCTGGCGCCGGGGCCCGGCCTGCGCGACGTCGTCCACGTGCACTCGGCGCGGGAGGCGGACGGGGTGACCTTCGGCGACGAGCTGGCCGCGCTCGACGAGCAGCACCAGGGGTTCCGGCTCGAGCTGCGCATCACCGGCGAGGACGGCCGGTTCACCCCCGCCGACCTGGACACCCTGTGCCCGGACTGGCGCGAGCGGGAAACCTACGCGTGCGGACCCGGCGAACTCCTCGACGCGCTGCAGTCGCACTGGAAGCGCCACGGCGACGCCGGCCGGCTGCACCACGAACGGTTCCAGCCGATCGTCGGCGGCGAGGACGCCGAAGGCTCGGGCGGCACCGTGCGGTTCGCGCACCGCAACCTCGACGCGGACTGCCCGCCCGGCACCCCGATCCTCGTCGCGGGCGAGAACGCGGGCGTCGACATGCCCTTCGGCTGCCGGGTCGGGGTCTGCCACACGTGCGTGCTGCCGATCCGGGAGGGCCGGATCCGCGACCTGCGCACGAACGCCGTCAGCGAGAAGCACAACGAGATCGTGCGCACCTGCGTGCACGGCGCCGAAGGCCGGGTCACGGTCGAACTCTGAGCGGAGAAAGGAACCCATGACTGCCACCGAGCACCCGTTCGCCCACCTGAGCGAGAACCAGCTCGCCGAGCTCGCCCGCGAGTTCGACGCCATCCACGACCAGGTGCGCGCCGACCTGGGCGAGCG
This genomic window from Amycolatopsis mongoliensis contains:
- a CDS encoding PfkB family carbohydrate kinase, translated to MTGRLVHTGQAVVDLVMRVEALPPPGGDVLASDVRFTAGGGFNVMAAAARAGAAVVYAGEHGTGRFGDLVRDALAAEGVELVQLPATRDTGVCVVLVDAAGERTFVTETGAEGTLTAEHLRRVRLRPGDLVYVTGYSLVREANRDALLEWLPAVGEHRVLLDPGPLAADVAPDVWRALLPHVDILSCNAAEAETMSTVDGVGAVPVRVTRVGAEGCDVTENGVTAHVPGFPVDPVDTNGAGDAHAGVLAAELLRGAPLLVAAERANAAAAIAVGRYGPATSPSRAEVDELLATSRQEAGHRG
- a CDS encoding purine-cytosine permease family protein, translated to MVESAQVPGTSAADKVASPERTGALETRGIEPVPAAERHGHPMQLFWVWFAANISILGLPLGATLVAVQHLAFWQAALVAVLGAAGSFAVVGVVSIAGRRGGAPGLTLSRAVFGVRGNIGPTVVSLVSRLGWETVNTTTAAFAFLSLCAILFGANADAKASPVLTIAGVALFVLLTVTVSGLGHAVLVAVQRWSTWIFGALNVVVAVSLVTRIHWGQVFAASPAPVGAMIAGVGTIAAGTGIGWANASADMSRYQSPSVRAGSLVASAAAGAGIPLVLLISLGSLVSADDPSLASAGDPVAAIRELLPSWMAVPYLIAAFGGLLLSNHLSVYSAGLTTLTLGIRIKRVYAVVVDIVVTFLGSLYFMLVADGFYGPFIAFISLLAVPITAWVGVFVVDMVRRRDYDPAALMDVHRTSAYWYRAGCEPRALLAWAAAIVAGYLFTTAGTGADAWFTGPLAGTWLGANGLGWVVTFAVGAGLYAALGGARIRR
- a CDS encoding ADP-ribosylglycohydrolase family protein, yielding MRERALGAFYGLAIGDALGMPTQSMSRSAIAAAYGPISGFVDAVAEQPIAPGMPAGSITDDTEQAVLVARLAIDGGGRIDAQAFAAALREWEADMIRRGSLDLLGPSTRRALDRLDAGAAADEAGRDGATNGAAMRITPVGIATPLGDGFLDAVVAASRVTHNTGLGIAAAAAVAAAVSSGVDGAGLETSLDEAERAAAAGALRGHWVAGGDIAARIAWARGWVRGLDRGGLADALTGVIGTSVAAQESVVAAFALAENLGDDPAAALTLAAEIGGDTDTVAAVCGAILGAHHGISGLPAHLVDKVRAVNRLDLAVIVDGLLQVRGNDGRISSGPRHECCGQGG
- a CDS encoding glycosylhydrolase-like jelly roll fold domain-containing protein yields the protein MTEHDEVRITSTGGVRLSRRHLLALAAAATVATGVAVRVPAAGAAAAAGFPTDRFADPRPDSRPTVLWFWNGTVTPDLVAAGLADLRGQGVHEVLLFPFETAALKPAFFSEDWFSVIEFALREAQRHGMHVWLFNDDYFPSGRAGGLVVDGGTVGGRVYPPRPDLRLKGVGHQVLTAAGGAPVPLVSRGLSVSDGRLLVDAAARDGVTLLRQGAQWQDYDVEAKVRVESATAGLMVRSASEGDGVLADLRADGAVDVWQQTGGSFALVRSGTPVPGFDASADHVLLVRLRGTNLAVTLDGTAQAPADIAFATGRVGVRAVASQRSSWDRLTVRDPAGTVLYDEPFDTAAALDAFDLPAGGLPLVAATARPAGSTDPRSLVDLTNQARAGGTWTPPAGRWQLDLFTVRPLSTPTGSGRAYLDLLDDEAVRLFLDAVPGEYLRRFPWAAEAVLRGFADDEPYLASAHGPFDTVPWSPTLDAELGRLGTSAGIALTAVHDDLGPDGLRLRGLFWRAVSNRFAAAYYRTQGRWMADHGLKLISNPLWDEYGPGEQLQSSGNLNANNQWAQVPGTDLIFDHYQRGYHRTLSRFPASTAHQLGLERVYLEAMGGTGWTVTPAFVREVVGAFAVRGVNHTLLHARFSDENQIVYPPPFQPANPWWPVSAPLNDWIGRLMEACRAPAAARTALLQPQRAAESTQDTPAMAGLDTAFLTTAHALEDVQVDFDFLDEGALDADPALVTHARPSGPKLVVGQQAYRIVVVPETPVLALGAVRTLTRFARGGGVVVVTGEPPAREAGGDDAGLRTALAGLFATRSVTRVADPGAAAAAAVTAGGAAAALDPPHSDVRVLRLENRGEQAFVVVSERADAVDLTATFPAAGVPEVWDPDTGSAAPAGTWRKAGAGTAVPLRLEPKAAVLVVFRGGREPLHAVSASAPVDRIDGRSAIVRASGPGRITVTATDGARGYTGAATVSDSLEAVPLGGDWTFRFDRPGAPVTTRPLGSWTDVDAAYSGSAWYETEFAVPAVPGRRWALDLGEVHEVAELEVNGTAAGCRLWPPYRIDVTAVLRPGRNRVRVRVTNTGANARGQALASGLLGPVTLRPYRLVRVPLT
- a CDS encoding ferredoxin reductase, with amino-acid sequence MAEVGMRPPASPLRRRALRALRWLFTPLRPDDYLELINPLWSTRELRGRVERVEPERGGAATVLIRPGFDWVGHRPGQYVRLGVVIDGVHHWRAYSLTSSPDRADGLISVTPKRVDGGVVSPFLVDRVHPGEVVRLGEVEGSFTLPDRLDRGLLFVTAGSGITPVMSMLRHLAPGPGLRDVVHVHSAREADGVTFGDELAALDEQHQGFRLELRITGEDGRFTPADLDTLCPDWRERETYACGPGELLDALQSHWKRHGDAGRLHHERFQPIVGGEDAEGSGGTVRFAHRNLDADCPPGTPILVAGENAGVDMPFGCRVGVCHTCVLPIREGRIRDLRTNAVSEKHNEIVRTCVHGAEGRVTVEL